A stretch of the Chelonoidis abingdonii isolate Lonesome George chromosome 11, CheloAbing_2.0, whole genome shotgun sequence genome encodes the following:
- the KCTD11 gene encoding BTB/POZ domain-containing protein KCTD11 — translation MGEEEVERRQVPADGGDPPGLPVGPVTLNVGGTFYSTTLETLTRFPDSMLGAMFRGPRPARTDRRGHYFIDRDGKAFRHVLNFLRLGRLDLPEGYSELALLRAEADFYQIRPLLAELSRVAAEQRQAGAVLHADVDCQERLLHFTVRRGPQNYGLSTCPLRVFTANVFCTDGQFLALLGGRLGSAGGAGPHLSHLAKAESNHQLGTAGDGEPEAAQEEGSGHGLRPSVPVEEGEARSRHHLRLEWAPRPPDLPEAEYAKQKVRPLWTAPPDEREVVTAAEFLEEVLKTALDQGFRVDSIFPDPEDILNLRSLRFVRH, via the coding sequence atgggggaggaagaggtggagaggaGGCAGGTGCCGGCTGACGGGGGGGACCCCCCGGGGCTGCCCGTGGGCCCCGTGACCCTGAACGTCGGCGGCACATTCTACAGCACCACCCTGGAGACCCTGACCCGCTTCCCCGACTCCATGTTGGGGGCCATGTTCCGGGGGCCCCGGCCGGCCCGCACCGACCGGCGGGGCCACTACTTCATCGACCGCGACGGCAAAGCCTTCCGGCACGTCCTCAACTTCCTGCGCCTGGGCCGCCTGGACCTCCCCGAGGGCTActcagagctggccctgctgcggGCCGAGGCGGACTTCTACCAGATCCGGCCCCTGCTGGCCGAGCTGAGCCGGGTGGCGGCCGAGCAGCGCCAGGCTGGCGCGGTGCTCCACGCCGACGTCGACTGCCAGGAGCGGCTGCTGCATTTCACTGTCCGGCGCGGGCCGCAGAATTACGGCCTCAGCACCTGCCCACTTCGCGTCTTCACCGCGAACGTCTTCTGCACCGACGGGCAGTTTTTGGCACTGTTGGGCGGCCGGCTGGGCTCAGCCGGGGGAGCTGGTCCCCACCTGAGCCATCTCGCCAAGGCCGAATCCAACCACCAGCTGGGCACCGCCGGGGATGGGGAACCCGAGGCTGCCCAAGAGGAGGGATCCGGTCACGGGCTGCGCCCCTCCGTCCccgtggaggagggggaagcccGGAGCCGGCACCACCTGCGTCTGGAGTGGGCCCCGCGGCCCCCGGACCTCCCCGAGGCGGAGTACGCCAAGCAGAAAGTGCGGCCTCTCTGGACGGCGCCGCCGGACGAGCGGGAGGTGGTCACAGCGGCAGAGTTCCTGGAGGAGGTGCTGAAGACGGCTCTGGACCAAGGCTTCCGGGTGGATTCGATCTTCCCCGACCCGGAGGATATCCTCAACTTGCGCTCGTTGCGCTTCGTCCGCCACTGA